From the Heliangelus exortis chromosome 25, bHelExo1.hap1, whole genome shotgun sequence genome, one window contains:
- the ELF3 gene encoding ETS-related transcription factor Elf-3 isoform X3 produces the protein MQITWIWEHERFGLEFPSGRQIALPARAIKSSEAAGLAHRTASLAQERWLVASGRWLVAGQGALPLPSLLSGLPAARGLPAQKDLMAGSCEISNIISNYISAMYQSEEVQPTLDMLGHLGDDGTLGLSISPSQPPAQSTDKSEWFNELPYLWTKVQVLEWISYHIEKNKYDASSIDFSCCNMDGRALCHCSRDQMRLIFGALGDELYDRLHEITSDELNWIIDLLEKEDVTTQETFLDSSHLEMGNPCAKDSLEDMKPTNPFLSTDFTCLPGAVSPGSSDVSGPVMSHSPISQDSGGSDLDLDPTEAKLFPDGESFQELGDGFARSKKGDSKHGKRKRGRPRKLSKNRECLESRKSKHSPRGTHLWEFIRDILIHPELNEGLMKWEDRREGVFKFLRSEAVAQLWGQKKKNSSMTYEKLSRAMRYYYKREILERVDGRRLVYKFGKNSSGWKEEEVLNRNKEL, from the exons ATGCAAATCACCTGGATCTGGGAGCATGAACGTTTCGGGCTGGAATTCCCCTCGGGCCGGCAGATCGCGTTACCCGCCCGTGCTATAAAAAGCAGCGAGGCGGCAGGGCTGGCCCATCGCACAGCCTCCCTGGCCCAGGAGCGGTGGCTAGTGGCCAGTGGCCGGTGGCTAGTGGCCGGGCAGGGCGCgctccctctcccctcactGCTCTCTGGATTACCTGCCGCCCGAGGACTGCCAGCGCAGAAG GACTTGATGGCGGGATCTTGCGAGATCAGCAACATCATCTCCAACTACATCAGCGCCATGTACCAGTCGGAGGAGGTGCAGCCAACCTTGGACATGCTGGGGCACCTTGGGGACGATGGCACCTTGGGACTGAGCATATCCCCCAGCCAAcctccagcacagagcacag ACAAGTCAGAGTGGTTCAATGAGCTCCCGTACCTCTGGACCAAGGTGCAGGTGCTGGAGTGGATCAGCTACCACATAGAGAAGAACAAGTACGATGCCAGCTCCATCGACTTCTCCTGCTGCAACATGGACGGGCGTGCTCTCTGCCACTGCTCCAGGGACCAGATGCGCCTCATCTTTGGGGCCCTGGGGGACGAGCTCTACGACCGCCTGCACGAGATCA CCTCTGATGAGCTGAACTGGATCATTGACTTGCTGGAAAAAGAGGATGTGACTACCCAAGAGACCTTCCTGGACTCCAGCCACCTGG AGATGGGAAATCCCTGTGCCAAGGACTCCCTGGAGGACATGAAACCCACAAACCCTTTCCTATCTACAGACTTCACCTGTTTGCCtggtgctgtgtccccaggcagctctgATGTCTCAG GGCCTGTGATGTCCCACAGCCCCATCTCTCAGGACTCCGGTGGAAGTGATCTTGACCTCGACCCTACAGAAGCAAAGCTCTTCCCTGATGGTGAGTCcttccaggagctgggag ATGGATTTGCAAGGAGCAAGAAAGGGGACAGCAAACATGGGAAGCGGAAACGAGGCCGACCCCGAAAACTCAGCAAGAACAGAGAGTGCCTGGAGAGCCGGAAGAGCAAGCACT CCCCAAGAGGTACTCACCTGTGGGAGTTCATCCGGGACATCCTGATCCATCCTGAGCTGAACGAGGGGCTGATGAAGTGGGAGGACCGGCGGGAGGGAGTCTTCAAGTTCCTGCGCTCGGAAGCGGTGGCTCAGCTCTGGggtcagaagaagaaaaacagcagcatgACCTACGAGAAGCTGAGCAGAGCCATGCG GTATTACTACAAACGAGAGATCCTGGAGAGAGTTGACGGGCGACGGCTGGTCTACAAGTTTGGGAAGAACTCCAGTggatggaaggaggaggaggtgctcAACAGGAACAAGGAGCTGTAG
- the ELF3 gene encoding ETS-related transcription factor Elf-3 isoform X4, whose translation MQITWIWEHERFGLEFPSGRQIALPARAIKSSEAAGLAHRTASLAQERWLVASGRWLVAGQGALPLPSLLSGLPAARGLPAQKDLMAGSCEISNIISNYISAMYQSEEVQPTLDMLGHLGDDGTLGLSISPSQPPAQSTDKSEWFNELPYLWTKVQVLEWISYHIEKNKYDASSIDFSCCNMDGRALCHCSRDQMRLIFGALGDELYDRLHEITSDELNWIIDLLEKEDVTTQETFLDSSHLEMGNPCAKDSLEDMKPTNPFLSTDFTCLPGAVSPGSSDVSGPVMSHSPISQDSGGSDLDLDPTEAKLFPDDGFARSKKGDSKHGKRKRGRPRKLSKNRECLESRKSKHSPRGTHLWEFIRDILIHPELNEGLMKWEDRREGVFKFLRSEAVAQLWGQKKKNSSMTYEKLSRAMRYYYKREILERVDGRRLVYKFGKNSSGWKEEEVLNRNKEL comes from the exons ATGCAAATCACCTGGATCTGGGAGCATGAACGTTTCGGGCTGGAATTCCCCTCGGGCCGGCAGATCGCGTTACCCGCCCGTGCTATAAAAAGCAGCGAGGCGGCAGGGCTGGCCCATCGCACAGCCTCCCTGGCCCAGGAGCGGTGGCTAGTGGCCAGTGGCCGGTGGCTAGTGGCCGGGCAGGGCGCgctccctctcccctcactGCTCTCTGGATTACCTGCCGCCCGAGGACTGCCAGCGCAGAAG GACTTGATGGCGGGATCTTGCGAGATCAGCAACATCATCTCCAACTACATCAGCGCCATGTACCAGTCGGAGGAGGTGCAGCCAACCTTGGACATGCTGGGGCACCTTGGGGACGATGGCACCTTGGGACTGAGCATATCCCCCAGCCAAcctccagcacagagcacag ACAAGTCAGAGTGGTTCAATGAGCTCCCGTACCTCTGGACCAAGGTGCAGGTGCTGGAGTGGATCAGCTACCACATAGAGAAGAACAAGTACGATGCCAGCTCCATCGACTTCTCCTGCTGCAACATGGACGGGCGTGCTCTCTGCCACTGCTCCAGGGACCAGATGCGCCTCATCTTTGGGGCCCTGGGGGACGAGCTCTACGACCGCCTGCACGAGATCA CCTCTGATGAGCTGAACTGGATCATTGACTTGCTGGAAAAAGAGGATGTGACTACCCAAGAGACCTTCCTGGACTCCAGCCACCTGG AGATGGGAAATCCCTGTGCCAAGGACTCCCTGGAGGACATGAAACCCACAAACCCTTTCCTATCTACAGACTTCACCTGTTTGCCtggtgctgtgtccccaggcagctctgATGTCTCAG GGCCTGTGATGTCCCACAGCCCCATCTCTCAGGACTCCGGTGGAAGTGATCTTGACCTCGACCCTACAGAAGCAAAGCTCTTCCCTGATG ATGGATTTGCAAGGAGCAAGAAAGGGGACAGCAAACATGGGAAGCGGAAACGAGGCCGACCCCGAAAACTCAGCAAGAACAGAGAGTGCCTGGAGAGCCGGAAGAGCAAGCACT CCCCAAGAGGTACTCACCTGTGGGAGTTCATCCGGGACATCCTGATCCATCCTGAGCTGAACGAGGGGCTGATGAAGTGGGAGGACCGGCGGGAGGGAGTCTTCAAGTTCCTGCGCTCGGAAGCGGTGGCTCAGCTCTGGggtcagaagaagaaaaacagcagcatgACCTACGAGAAGCTGAGCAGAGCCATGCG GTATTACTACAAACGAGAGATCCTGGAGAGAGTTGACGGGCGACGGCTGGTCTACAAGTTTGGGAAGAACTCCAGTggatggaaggaggaggaggtgctcAACAGGAACAAGGAGCTGTAG
- the ELF3 gene encoding ETS-related transcription factor Elf-3 isoform X1 codes for MQITWIWEHERFGLEFPSGRQIALPARAIKSSEAAGLAHRTASLAQERWLVASGRWLVAGQGALPLPSLLSGLPAARGLPAQKDLMAGSCEISNIISNYISAMYQSEEVQPTLDMLGHLGDDGTLGLSISPSQPPAQSTDKSEWFNELPYLWTKVQVLEWISYHIEKNKYDASSIDFSCCNMDGRALCHCSRDQMRLIFGALGDELYDRLHEISIANPSPPTRAASDELNWIIDLLEKEDVTTQETFLDSSHLEMGNPCAKDSLEDMKPTNPFLSTDFTCLPGAVSPGSSDVSGPVMSHSPISQDSGGSDLDLDPTEAKLFPDGESFQELGDGFARSKKGDSKHGKRKRGRPRKLSKNRECLESRKSKHSPRGTHLWEFIRDILIHPELNEGLMKWEDRREGVFKFLRSEAVAQLWGQKKKNSSMTYEKLSRAMRYYYKREILERVDGRRLVYKFGKNSSGWKEEEVLNRNKEL; via the exons ATGCAAATCACCTGGATCTGGGAGCATGAACGTTTCGGGCTGGAATTCCCCTCGGGCCGGCAGATCGCGTTACCCGCCCGTGCTATAAAAAGCAGCGAGGCGGCAGGGCTGGCCCATCGCACAGCCTCCCTGGCCCAGGAGCGGTGGCTAGTGGCCAGTGGCCGGTGGCTAGTGGCCGGGCAGGGCGCgctccctctcccctcactGCTCTCTGGATTACCTGCCGCCCGAGGACTGCCAGCGCAGAAG GACTTGATGGCGGGATCTTGCGAGATCAGCAACATCATCTCCAACTACATCAGCGCCATGTACCAGTCGGAGGAGGTGCAGCCAACCTTGGACATGCTGGGGCACCTTGGGGACGATGGCACCTTGGGACTGAGCATATCCCCCAGCCAAcctccagcacagagcacag ACAAGTCAGAGTGGTTCAATGAGCTCCCGTACCTCTGGACCAAGGTGCAGGTGCTGGAGTGGATCAGCTACCACATAGAGAAGAACAAGTACGATGCCAGCTCCATCGACTTCTCCTGCTGCAACATGGACGGGCGTGCTCTCTGCCACTGCTCCAGGGACCAGATGCGCCTCATCTTTGGGGCCCTGGGGGACGAGCTCTACGACCGCCTGCACGAGATCA GCATCGCTAATCCCAGTCCCCCCACCCGTGCAGCCTCTGATGAGCTGAACTGGATCATTGACTTGCTGGAAAAAGAGGATGTGACTACCCAAGAGACCTTCCTGGACTCCAGCCACCTGG AGATGGGAAATCCCTGTGCCAAGGACTCCCTGGAGGACATGAAACCCACAAACCCTTTCCTATCTACAGACTTCACCTGTTTGCCtggtgctgtgtccccaggcagctctgATGTCTCAG GGCCTGTGATGTCCCACAGCCCCATCTCTCAGGACTCCGGTGGAAGTGATCTTGACCTCGACCCTACAGAAGCAAAGCTCTTCCCTGATGGTGAGTCcttccaggagctgggag ATGGATTTGCAAGGAGCAAGAAAGGGGACAGCAAACATGGGAAGCGGAAACGAGGCCGACCCCGAAAACTCAGCAAGAACAGAGAGTGCCTGGAGAGCCGGAAGAGCAAGCACT CCCCAAGAGGTACTCACCTGTGGGAGTTCATCCGGGACATCCTGATCCATCCTGAGCTGAACGAGGGGCTGATGAAGTGGGAGGACCGGCGGGAGGGAGTCTTCAAGTTCCTGCGCTCGGAAGCGGTGGCTCAGCTCTGGggtcagaagaagaaaaacagcagcatgACCTACGAGAAGCTGAGCAGAGCCATGCG GTATTACTACAAACGAGAGATCCTGGAGAGAGTTGACGGGCGACGGCTGGTCTACAAGTTTGGGAAGAACTCCAGTggatggaaggaggaggaggtgctcAACAGGAACAAGGAGCTGTAG
- the ELF3 gene encoding ETS-related transcription factor Elf-3 isoform X2 has protein sequence MQITWIWEHERFGLEFPSGRQIALPARAIKSSEAAGLAHRTASLAQERWLVASGRWLVAGQGALPLPSLLSGLPAARGLPAQKDLMAGSCEISNIISNYISAMYQSEEVQPTLDMLGHLGDDGTLGLSISPSQPPAQSTDKSEWFNELPYLWTKVQVLEWISYHIEKNKYDASSIDFSCCNMDGRALCHCSRDQMRLIFGALGDELYDRLHEISIANPSPPTRAASDELNWIIDLLEKEDVTTQETFLDSSHLEMGNPCAKDSLEDMKPTNPFLSTDFTCLPGAVSPGSSDVSGPVMSHSPISQDSGGSDLDLDPTEAKLFPDDGFARSKKGDSKHGKRKRGRPRKLSKNRECLESRKSKHSPRGTHLWEFIRDILIHPELNEGLMKWEDRREGVFKFLRSEAVAQLWGQKKKNSSMTYEKLSRAMRYYYKREILERVDGRRLVYKFGKNSSGWKEEEVLNRNKEL, from the exons ATGCAAATCACCTGGATCTGGGAGCATGAACGTTTCGGGCTGGAATTCCCCTCGGGCCGGCAGATCGCGTTACCCGCCCGTGCTATAAAAAGCAGCGAGGCGGCAGGGCTGGCCCATCGCACAGCCTCCCTGGCCCAGGAGCGGTGGCTAGTGGCCAGTGGCCGGTGGCTAGTGGCCGGGCAGGGCGCgctccctctcccctcactGCTCTCTGGATTACCTGCCGCCCGAGGACTGCCAGCGCAGAAG GACTTGATGGCGGGATCTTGCGAGATCAGCAACATCATCTCCAACTACATCAGCGCCATGTACCAGTCGGAGGAGGTGCAGCCAACCTTGGACATGCTGGGGCACCTTGGGGACGATGGCACCTTGGGACTGAGCATATCCCCCAGCCAAcctccagcacagagcacag ACAAGTCAGAGTGGTTCAATGAGCTCCCGTACCTCTGGACCAAGGTGCAGGTGCTGGAGTGGATCAGCTACCACATAGAGAAGAACAAGTACGATGCCAGCTCCATCGACTTCTCCTGCTGCAACATGGACGGGCGTGCTCTCTGCCACTGCTCCAGGGACCAGATGCGCCTCATCTTTGGGGCCCTGGGGGACGAGCTCTACGACCGCCTGCACGAGATCA GCATCGCTAATCCCAGTCCCCCCACCCGTGCAGCCTCTGATGAGCTGAACTGGATCATTGACTTGCTGGAAAAAGAGGATGTGACTACCCAAGAGACCTTCCTGGACTCCAGCCACCTGG AGATGGGAAATCCCTGTGCCAAGGACTCCCTGGAGGACATGAAACCCACAAACCCTTTCCTATCTACAGACTTCACCTGTTTGCCtggtgctgtgtccccaggcagctctgATGTCTCAG GGCCTGTGATGTCCCACAGCCCCATCTCTCAGGACTCCGGTGGAAGTGATCTTGACCTCGACCCTACAGAAGCAAAGCTCTTCCCTGATG ATGGATTTGCAAGGAGCAAGAAAGGGGACAGCAAACATGGGAAGCGGAAACGAGGCCGACCCCGAAAACTCAGCAAGAACAGAGAGTGCCTGGAGAGCCGGAAGAGCAAGCACT CCCCAAGAGGTACTCACCTGTGGGAGTTCATCCGGGACATCCTGATCCATCCTGAGCTGAACGAGGGGCTGATGAAGTGGGAGGACCGGCGGGAGGGAGTCTTCAAGTTCCTGCGCTCGGAAGCGGTGGCTCAGCTCTGGggtcagaagaagaaaaacagcagcatgACCTACGAGAAGCTGAGCAGAGCCATGCG GTATTACTACAAACGAGAGATCCTGGAGAGAGTTGACGGGCGACGGCTGGTCTACAAGTTTGGGAAGAACTCCAGTggatggaaggaggaggaggtgctcAACAGGAACAAGGAGCTGTAG